In a genomic window of Telopea speciosissima isolate NSW1024214 ecotype Mountain lineage chromosome 5, Tspe_v1, whole genome shotgun sequence:
- the LOC122661584 gene encoding replication protein A 14 kDa subunit B-like produces MDTSSPAVFVNAELLRMYVGRKVRTVVQIVQSDGGVVIGRSADEQQLVIKGCPPSLPLTTFVEVIGIADTNQSINAETWTNFGDTFDTNSFNRLCALANGDLKSLFL; encoded by the exons ATGGATACATCTAGCCCTGCAGTTTTTGTCAATGCAGAGTTGTTGCGCATGTATGTAGGACGGAAAGTTCGGACAGTGGTTCAAATAGTACAATCAGATGGTGGAGTCGTAATTGGGAGATCTGCAGATGAACAACAATTAGTCATAAAAGGCTGCCCACCATCCTTACCTCTGACAACTTTTGTTGAGGTTATTGGTATTGCTGACACTAACCAATCCATTAATGCAGAAACATGGACCAACTTTGGTGACACATTTG aTACCAATTCATTCAATCGGCTATGCGCACTTGCAAATGGGGACTTGAAAAGTTTATTCCTCTAG
- the LOC122663348 gene encoding LRR receptor-like serine/threonine-protein kinase GSO1, which translates to MALSLTNLVKAWLWKGLELAYNQFVGQIPGGLMNYTSLVLLELSNNQFSGSVSDSIGQLSKLETLLLSSNHLNGGIPKSLSRIETLSRFASNQNLFSGNIPSGISKYLRNLDLSYNNLTGSIPSDFLSPPNLQHVDLTYNSLEGPIPSNISQSLIRLRLGSNFLEGTIPSLTDGKLSQLTYLELDNNRLTGSVPQQLGTFQRLALLNLAQNELSGPLPKELGNLHQLQVMKLQSNRLTGEIPQQYSQLWKLSILNISRNSLNSSIPSAISRLGNLTILDLRDNRIDGSIPDSIGNLNSLMELQLGNNKLSGKIPFMPGKLQIALNLSRNLFDGPIPDTLKGLTALEVLDLSHNKLTGKIPYFLAGLQSLTLLLLSNNLLWGTPPNFPQPGIVVDTNGTKVLNSITTISGSDQTPTSPKKISESALVFYISFALSFSLRIWAVIAPLLFNRNWRRRYYRFLNIYFHICLAKLFEIQIRMMITVRTKFCLRRQNFS; encoded by the coding sequence ATGGCTCTGTCCCTTACAAACTTGGTAAAGGCATGGCTTTGGAAGGGACTGGAGCTCGCGTACAACCAGTTTGTAGGTCAAATCCCTGGAGGGCTCATGAATTACACTTCTCTAGTTCTGCTTGAACTCAGTAATAATCAGTTTTCTGGGTCTGTTTCTGATAGTATAGGACAGCTCTCCAAGTTGGAGACTCTCCTTCTGTCCTCCAATCATCTTAATGGAGGAATTCCTAAGAGTCTTTCAAGGATTGAAACACTCTCTCGGTTTGCTTCTAATCAGAATCTCTTTTCTGGCAATATTCCTTCTGGGATTTCAAAATATCTGAGGAATTTGGACCTTAGTTACAACAACTTAACTGGTTCAATCCCATCAGACTTTCTGTCACCACCAAATTTGCAGCATGTTGATCTGACTTATAATTCATTGGAAGGGCCTATTCCGTCGAACATTTCACAGAGTTTGATTCGGTTAAGACTTGGGAGCAATTTTCttgaaggtaccatcccttctCTAACTGATGGAAAGCTGTCACAATTGACTTATCTCGAGCTCGATAACAATAGATTAACTGGGTCAGTTCCACAACAACTGGGAACCTTTCAACGTTTAGCTCTGTTGAATCTTGCTCAGAATGAGCTCTCTGGTCCATTGCCGAAAGAGTTGGGAAATCTTCATCAACTTCAGGTCATGAAACTCCAATCCAACAGGCTCACTGGAGAAATTCCTCAACAATATTCACAACTATGGAAGTTGTCCATACTGAATATCAGTAGGAATTCATTGAACAGTTCGATCCCATCTGCAATTTCCAGGTTAGGGAATCTCACAATACTGGACTTACGGGACAATAGAATTGATGGTTCAATACCCGATTCAATTGGGAACTTGAACTCACTGATGGAACTCCAGCTGGGAAACAACAAATTGAGTGGGAAGATTCCTTTTATGCCTGGTAAGTTGCAGATTGCTCTCAACCTCAGCAGGAACCTCTTCGATGGGCCTATCCCAGACACTCTAAAAGGCTTGACTGCTTTAGAGGTTTTGGATCTCTCACACAACAAATTGACAGGTAAAATCCCATACTTTCTAGCCGGTCTCCAAAGCCTTACACTACTGTTACTTTCCAACAATCTGCTATGGGGTACTCCTCCAAACTTCCCCCAGCCAGGGATTGTCGTTGATACCAATGGAACTAAGGTCTTGAACAGTATAACAACCATCTCTGGCTCTGACCAAACCCCTACTTCGCCTAAGAAGATCAGTGAGAGTGCATTAGTGTTCTACATATCTTTTgcactttcattttctttaagaATTTGGGCTGTCATTGCTCCTCTTCTCTTCAATCGTAACTGGCGAAGAAGATACTACCGATTTTTGAACATATATTTCCATATCTGTTTAGCAAAGCTATTTGAAATTCAGATTCGTATGATGATTACTGTAAGAACTAAATTCTGCTTGAGAAGGCAAAACTTTAGTTAG